In a genomic window of Oncorhynchus clarkii lewisi isolate Uvic-CL-2024 unplaced genomic scaffold, UVic_Ocla_1.0 unplaced_contig_6700_pilon_pilon, whole genome shotgun sequence:
- the LOC139400109 gene encoding lysosomal proton-coupled steroid conjugate and bile acid symporter SLC46A3-like, which produces MKGLLLIEPLVAFYAFANFLVYPLVPQYVYRRLWQDITNNTYPVSDNTSRCDPSNTSSHNEEVQKAASLFSLYTELISIIPSLAVTFILVAYSDQRGRKITIILPLIGSLFYALSFLAVSFFELNLYLLIVSSFVSALFGGSGTFLGGCFSYIADLCEDGQQKTLRMAGIDMVNGLLSGVASLSTGYFLRAAGFNWPFFTSALFLCFNLLYAVFILEETLQRPLDAPLDGSLRHTAMHQLAYGVYQLFAGASRRRNVLLMLLLLLFGSFSFANMGGHSMITLYELNQPLCWNEILIGYGSALSMTMFLTSFVGVTMFSRCGVPNIVIILIGILSVMAGMTLVAFAKTTLMMFLVRLPMLLAIMPFPVLRSMMSKIVSKTEQGALFACLACLDSVNNSVAIAVFSSLYAATVTWYPGFCFLLSAGLCVIPLVLLVIVVLLGVDESKEAEVLIPEEEGLAGDDDPLLT; this is translated from the exons ATGAAGGGGTTATTGCTGATAGAGCCACTGGTAGCCTTCTATGCTTTCGCCAATTTCCTGGTCTATCCTCTGGTACCGCAGTATGTCTACAGGAGGCTATGGCAGGATATAACCAACAACACCTACCCTGTCTCTGACAACACATCACGCTGCGATCCCTCCAACACCAGCAGCCACAATGAG GAGGTCCAGAAGGCGgcatctctcttctccctctacacCGAGCTCATCTCCATTATCCCCTCTCTGGCCGTCACCTTCATCCTCGTTGCCTACAGCGACCAGCGCGGACGCAAGATCACCATCATCCTGCCTCTGATTGGTTCTCTGTTCTACGCGCTGTCCTTCCTGGCAGTCTCCTTTTTCGAGCTTAACCTCTACCTCCTCATCGTCTCGTCGTTCGTCAGCGCCCTGTTCGGGGGCTCGGGGACGTTCCTGGGTGGTTGTTTCTCCTACATCGCTGACCTGTGTGAGGACGGACAGCAGAAGACCCTGCGTATGGCCGGGATAGACATGGTCAACGGCCTGCTGTCTGGAGTGGCCTCTCTCTCTACGGGATACTTCCTTCGAGCAGCAGGCTTCAACTGGCCCTTCTTCACCTCTGCTCTGTTCCTGTGTTTCAACCTGCTGTACGCTGTCTTCATCCTGGAGGAGACGCTCCAACGACCACTAGACGCCCCCCTGGATGGCTCCCTGCGTCACACCGCCATGCATCAGCTGGCCTACGGGGTCTACCAACTGTTTGCAGGGGCCAGCAGGAGGCGCAACGTCCTTCTGATGCTTCTTCTGCTCCTCTTCGGCTCCTTCTCCTTCGCCAACATGGGCGGGCACTCCATGATCACACTGTACGAGCTCAACCAGCCGCTGTGCTGGAACGAGATCCTAATTGGCTACGGCTCTGCGCTGTCCATGACAATGTTCCTGACCAGCTTTGTGGGTGTGACGATGTTCTCTCGCTGCGGCGTGCCCAACATCGTCATCATTCTCATAGGGATACTGAGTGTCATGGCGGGTATGACCCTGGTGGCCTTCGCCAAGACCACGCTCATGATGTTCCTGG TCAGGCTTCCAATGCTTCTGGCCATCATGCCATTCCCCGTGCTGAGATCCATGATGTCGAAGATCGTGTCAAAGACCGAGCAGG gagcgtTGTTTGCGTGCTTGGCTTGCCTGGACAGTGTGAACAACAGTGTGGCGATAGCTGTGTTCAGTAGTCTCTACGCTGCCACGGTAACCTGGTACCCTGGATTCTGCTTCCTGTTGTCTGCTGGACTCTGTGTCATCCCCTTGGTCCTGCTAGT GATTGTGGTGCTGCTGGGGGTGGATGAAAGTAAGGAGGCAGAGGTCCTCATCCCAGAAGAGGAAGGCCTGGCCGGAGACGATGACCCTCTCCTCACCTGA